GCGGTCTACGATGAGCCGACTTGTCACGAGGAGAGGTTCATCTGAGCATGACCCAAACGCATGCCGACTACCGACTAAGCCAGCTCGACCAGCTGGAGGCGGAGTCGATCCACATCATCCGCGAGGTCGCGGCCGAATTCGAGAAGCCCGTCCTGATGTTCTCCGGCGGCAAGGACTCCATCGTGATGCTCCGCCTCGCCGAGAAGGCGTTCTACCCGGCGAAGATCCCGTTCCCCATCCTTCAGGTCGACACCGGCCTGGACTTCCCCGAGGTGATGGAGACCCGCGACCGCTGGGTCGACCGCCTCGGCGTGCAGCTCGTGGTCGCCAGCATCGACGACGCCATCGCCAAGGGTGTGGTGACCGAGGATGGCAAGACCAGCCGCAACCGCCTCCAGATCGGCACCCTGCTCAATGCCATCGAGGAGAACGGCTTCACCGCCGCGTTCGGTGGCGGCCGGCGCGACGAGGAGAAGGCCCGCGCCAAGGAGCGCGTCTACTCCCACCGCGACGAGTTCGGGCAGTGGGACCCCAAGAACCAGCGCCCCGAGCTCTGGAGCCTCTACAACGGCCGCCTGCACGAGGGCGAGCACATGCGCATCTTCCCGATCTCCAACTGGACCGAGCTCGACGTGTGGTCCTACATCGCCCGTGAAGGCATCGAGATTCCGCAGATCTACTT
The Nocardioides marinisabuli genome window above contains:
- the cysD gene encoding sulfate adenylyltransferase subunit CysD, encoding MTQTHADYRLSQLDQLEAESIHIIREVAAEFEKPVLMFSGGKDSIVMLRLAEKAFYPAKIPFPILQVDTGLDFPEVMETRDRWVDRLGVQLVVASIDDAIAKGVVTEDGKTSRNRLQIGTLLNAIEENGFTAAFGGGRRDEEKARAKERVYSHRDEFGQWDPKNQRPELWSLYNGRLHEGEHMRIFPISNWTELDVWSYIAREGIEIPQIYFSHQRRVFERGGMLMTETPLNPCREGEVAEERTVRFRTCGDITLTGCVESTASTVEEIIEETAVSRVTERGATRGDDKFSEAAMEDRKKEGYF